One genomic segment of Nocardia spumae includes these proteins:
- the fgd gene encoding glucose-6-phosphate dehydrogenase (coenzyme-F420) produces the protein MWPSPAREPVPARTANRRDAVSDLKLGYKASAEQFGPRELVELGVQVEEHGLDSATVSDHFQPWRHQGGHAPFSLAWMTAVGERTSRIQLGTSVLTPTFRYNPAVIAQAFATMGCLYPDRIMLGVGTGEALNEIATGYQGEWPEFKERFARLRESVDLMRALWTGDRVSFEGQYYTTVGASIYDVPPAGIPVYIAAGGPVVARYAGRAGDGFICTSGKGMELYTEKLMPAVSEGAEKVGRNLDDIDRMIEIKISYDTDPELALENTRFWAPLSLTAEQKHSITDPIEMEAAADALPIEQIAKRWIVASDPDQAVEQIKPYLDAGLNHLVFHAPGHDQRRFLDLFARDLAPRLRAL, from the coding sequence ATGTGGCCGTCTCCCGCCCGGGAGCCGGTCCCGGCACGGACGGCGAACAGGAGAGACGCAGTGAGTGATCTCAAGCTCGGGTACAAAGCGTCGGCAGAACAATTCGGACCACGTGAGCTCGTCGAGCTCGGCGTCCAGGTCGAAGAACACGGGCTCGACAGCGCGACCGTCAGCGATCACTTCCAGCCCTGGCGGCATCAGGGCGGTCACGCGCCGTTCTCCCTGGCCTGGATGACCGCGGTGGGTGAGCGGACCTCTCGGATCCAGTTGGGTACCTCGGTGCTGACCCCCACCTTCCGCTACAACCCCGCGGTGATCGCACAGGCCTTCGCCACCATGGGCTGCCTGTACCCGGACCGGATCATGCTCGGAGTGGGCACCGGTGAGGCGCTCAACGAGATCGCCACCGGATATCAGGGCGAGTGGCCGGAGTTCAAGGAGCGTTTCGCCCGGCTGCGGGAATCGGTCGATCTGATGCGTGCGCTGTGGACCGGCGACCGGGTCAGCTTCGAGGGCCAGTACTACACGACTGTCGGCGCCTCCATCTACGACGTGCCGCCGGCCGGAATCCCGGTCTACATCGCCGCCGGTGGCCCGGTCGTGGCCCGCTACGCCGGTCGCGCCGGCGACGGCTTCATCTGCACCTCGGGTAAGGGTATGGAGCTCTACACCGAGAAACTGATGCCGGCCGTCAGCGAGGGGGCCGAGAAGGTGGGCCGCAACCTCGACGATATCGATCGGATGATCGAAATCAAGATCTCCTACGACACCGATCCCGAACTGGCGCTGGAGAACACCCGGTTCTGGGCGCCGCTGTCGCTGACCGCCGAGCAGAAGCATTCCATCACCGACCCGATCGAGATGGAGGCCGCCGCCGACGCCCTGCCGATCGAGCAGATCGCCAAGCGCTGGATCGTCGCCAGTGATCCGGATCAGGCGGTCGAGCAGATCAAGCCGTATCTGGACGCAGGTCTGAACCATCTGGTCTTCCATGCCCCCGGCCATGATCAGCGCCGCTTCCTGGATCTGTTCGCCCGCGATCTGGCACCGCGTCTGCGCGCACTCTGA
- a CDS encoding serine/threonine-protein kinase: MLHPGEVFAGYVIERLLGAGGMGEVYVARHPRLPRSDAIKVLAAQFSADAQYRARFEREADLAAGLSHPAIVKVYDRGEDQGRLWIAMELVEGVDLAQRLRANGPVTASEAARIADAVAGALDRADAQGLVHRDVKPANILLSRAGDILLTDFGIARQVADASDLTGTGMMIGTINYASPEQLSGQPLDGRSDQYSLACSIFHLLTGTPPFADANPGQVILRHATAAPPSARTARPELDPEVDRVFARAMAKRPGDRFATSPEFAAALGTALRSAGPLRDAVPLMTGGPQAAIPTVIRDGDSSAGSRRGPWLGLGALVVVVAAVVTGFALWSSESDAVGPTDAARAMPRALVTAQSPDLGVQPTGPRWQAAVPASEEPVGGSDKVVLYNGRNGRTDTLVVVDAETGAVLRSVDVGPAHFGECVFTASGRYAGCRTQYGESAAGSRDVTSDSYATVFVDVEAGVVSGRLGAATEIVAAGETFAIFEPESKDSESGSVIAADATGAVIWQAEGIEAGLVHGSGVVSLQRDAVSGDPFSKASFELRAIETGKVVYQLTPKNADPLTVWAPDWTAFPGGFAIDADFYTLDGTKRASAGSGWRVVASQPYATQGDDPAPNGNDKRYAEPDTAAALPMMMRGDLLAAFDPATGSLLWSRQVPKEATYGHQVSVAGTGSKVLLRWDTTEESGSDDLESKYELEYAWFDAYTAEGGVLPNNQVPWATDGARVVVVPRGGQGLITVMPPGANANPLWSLDFGSSPIRTFAGRVYLGNRRIV; encoded by the coding sequence ATGTTGCATCCGGGAGAGGTATTCGCCGGTTATGTGATCGAACGACTGCTGGGTGCGGGCGGGATGGGCGAGGTGTACGTGGCCCGGCATCCGCGGCTACCCCGGTCCGATGCGATAAAGGTGCTGGCAGCGCAGTTCTCGGCGGATGCGCAATACCGAGCGCGGTTCGAACGGGAGGCCGATCTGGCCGCGGGACTGTCGCATCCGGCGATCGTCAAGGTGTACGACCGGGGCGAGGATCAGGGCCGGTTGTGGATCGCGATGGAACTGGTCGAGGGGGTGGATCTGGCGCAGCGGCTGCGGGCGAACGGTCCGGTCACCGCGTCCGAGGCGGCCCGGATCGCGGATGCGGTGGCGGGTGCGCTGGACCGCGCCGACGCCCAGGGGCTGGTCCATCGAGATGTGAAGCCCGCCAATATCCTGCTGAGCCGGGCCGGCGATATCCTGCTGACCGATTTCGGTATCGCGCGCCAGGTCGCGGACGCCTCGGATCTGACCGGTACCGGCATGATGATCGGCACGATCAACTACGCCTCGCCGGAACAGCTGAGCGGGCAGCCGCTGGACGGCCGCAGCGATCAGTATTCCTTGGCCTGCAGCATCTTTCACCTGCTGACCGGCACGCCGCCGTTCGCCGACGCCAATCCCGGTCAGGTGATCCTGCGGCATGCCACGGCCGCGCCGCCGAGTGCGCGGACCGCACGGCCGGAGCTGGACCCCGAGGTGGACCGGGTGTTCGCGCGCGCGATGGCGAAACGCCCCGGGGACCGGTTCGCGACCTCGCCGGAGTTCGCGGCGGCGCTGGGCACGGCGCTACGCTCCGCGGGGCCTTTGCGAGACGCGGTGCCGCTCATGACCGGTGGGCCGCAAGCGGCCATCCCGACGGTGATCCGGGACGGCGATTCCTCGGCGGGGTCGCGGCGCGGGCCCTGGCTGGGACTCGGCGCACTCGTCGTGGTGGTCGCCGCGGTCGTGACCGGTTTCGCGCTGTGGTCGAGCGAATCCGACGCGGTCGGGCCCACCGATGCCGCCCGGGCCATGCCCCGCGCCCTCGTCACCGCGCAGAGCCCGGATCTCGGCGTCCAACCCACCGGTCCGCGATGGCAGGCGGCGGTGCCGGCGTCGGAGGAGCCGGTCGGCGGCTCGGACAAGGTGGTGCTCTACAACGGGCGTAACGGTCGAACCGACACCCTTGTCGTCGTCGACGCCGAGACCGGGGCCGTCCTGCGGAGCGTCGATGTGGGTCCAGCCCACTTCGGCGAGTGTGTGTTCACCGCTTCGGGCCGCTACGCGGGATGCCGGACGCAGTACGGTGAGAGCGCCGCGGGCAGCCGGGATGTCACCTCGGACTCGTACGCCACGGTTTTCGTCGACGTCGAAGCGGGAGTGGTTTCGGGCAGGCTCGGCGCTGCCACCGAAATCGTCGCGGCGGGAGAAACCTTCGCCATCTTCGAACCCGAAAGCAAGGACAGCGAATCGGGTTCGGTGATCGCGGCCGATGCCACCGGCGCGGTGATCTGGCAGGCGGAGGGCATCGAAGCCGGCCTGGTCCACGGGTCCGGGGTGGTGTCCCTGCAGCGCGATGCCGTCTCCGGAGATCCGTTCTCGAAGGCGAGCTTCGAACTGCGCGCTATCGAAACCGGCAAGGTCGTGTACCAGCTGACTCCGAAAAACGCTGACCCCCTGACGGTCTGGGCTCCGGACTGGACGGCGTTTCCCGGCGGGTTCGCGATCGACGCCGACTTCTACACCCTCGACGGCACGAAACGCGCGAGTGCCGGATCCGGCTGGCGCGTGGTCGCGAGCCAGCCGTATGCCACCCAGGGCGACGATCCGGCACCGAACGGCAACGACAAGCGCTACGCCGAGCCCGATACCGCTGCGGCACTGCCGATGATGATGCGCGGCGATCTGCTCGCCGCCTTCGATCCGGCCACCGGATCCCTCTTGTGGTCCAGGCAGGTGCCGAAGGAGGCGACCTACGGCCATCAGGTGTCGGTCGCGGGTACCGGCAGCAAGGTTCTCCTGCGCTGGGACACCACCGAGGAGTCGGGCTCCGATGACCTCGAATCGAAATACGAGCTCGAATACGCGTGGTTCGACGCGTATACCGCCGAGGGCGGTGTGCTGCCGAACAACCAGGTTCCCTGGGCCACGGACGGCGCCAGGGTGGTGGTCGTGCCACGCGGCGGGCAGGGCCTGATCACCGTGATGCCGCCGGGCGCGAACGCGAATCCGCTGTGGTCACTCGACTTCGGCAGTAGTCCGATCCGCACCTTCGCGGGGCGGGTGTATCTGGGCAATCGCCGGATCGTGTGA
- a CDS encoding nitroreductase family deazaflavin-dependent oxidoreductase codes for MTAQFPDRQWGSRTGLLGRTASAFAATRLGSQVVRSLTPLDRKLLQRTDARYTVLGPIGAPVILLTTTGRKSGQPRTSPLLYVHDGDTLYVIGSNFGRARHPAWTANLLTTPEATVTIAGQRIPVRARPVEDAGHQREIFDRFVETTEAYAAYRSRTTRDLRIFALTRE; via the coding sequence ATGACAGCACAATTTCCGGATCGGCAGTGGGGTTCGCGGACCGGCCTCCTCGGGCGTACGGCGAGCGCGTTCGCCGCGACAAGGCTCGGATCGCAGGTGGTGCGCTCTCTCACTCCGCTGGATCGGAAACTGTTGCAGCGCACCGATGCTCGCTACACCGTACTCGGCCCGATAGGCGCGCCGGTGATCCTGCTGACCACCACCGGACGCAAATCCGGGCAGCCACGGACCTCACCACTGTTGTACGTGCACGACGGCGACACCCTCTACGTGATCGGCAGTAATTTCGGCCGAGCCCGTCATCCGGCGTGGACGGCGAATCTGCTGACCACCCCCGAGGCCACGGTAACCATTGCGGGACAGCGCATTCCGGTGCGAGCGCGGCCGGTCGAGGACGCCGGACACCAGCGGGAGATCTTCGACCGTTTCGTCGAGACCACCGAGGCGTACGCCGCCTACCGCAGCCGCACGACTCGCGATCTGCGGATATTCGCGCTCACCCGGGAGTGA
- a CDS encoding LLM class flavin-dependent oxidoreductase, with protein MQLGTFLPTSTPDPEHPILGDIRAAARLAEEAGLDSVWSTDHLLASAPILESTVTLATAAAVTDRIRIGYGVLLLALRPAAWAAKQIQALQYVSGDRLLLGIGTGNPAHGDTGWRAAGASFTDRGRRTDESLRILPDLIAGRPTALPDGTELALSPAAAVPPILVAGNGPRAMRRAAEFAGSWLAIGITPEESSTAAKQLTESAERYQRPAPTVSVVAPLPEDLAQARDLVTAYAEAGVEHLIAPPRDADWRTGYEFVAKVKDALRQR; from the coding sequence ATGCAACTCGGTACGTTCCTGCCCACCTCCACCCCCGATCCCGAGCATCCGATCCTGGGCGATATCCGCGCCGCCGCGCGCCTGGCCGAGGAGGCCGGCCTCGATTCGGTGTGGTCCACCGACCATCTCCTCGCGAGCGCCCCGATCCTGGAGAGCACCGTCACCCTGGCCACCGCGGCGGCGGTCACCGATCGCATCCGGATCGGCTACGGCGTCCTGCTGCTCGCGCTGCGCCCCGCCGCGTGGGCGGCCAAGCAGATCCAAGCCCTGCAGTATGTCTCCGGCGACCGGCTGCTGCTGGGCATCGGCACCGGCAACCCGGCTCACGGCGATACCGGCTGGCGTGCCGCCGGCGCCTCTTTCACCGACCGCGGCCGCCGCACCGACGAGAGCTTGCGCATTCTGCCCGATCTGATCGCCGGGCGGCCCACCGCTCTGCCCGACGGCACCGAGTTGGCCCTGTCCCCCGCCGCCGCCGTGCCTCCGATCCTGGTGGCGGGCAACGGGCCTCGCGCCATGCGCCGCGCCGCGGAATTCGCCGGCAGCTGGCTGGCCATCGGTATCACCCCGGAAGAATCCAGCACCGCGGCGAAACAATTGACCGAATCGGCCGAGCGGTACCAGCGCCCGGCGCCGACCGTCTCGGTGGTCGCTCCCCTGCCCGAGGACCTCGCCCAAGCTCGTGACCTGGTCACCGCCTATGCGGAGGCGGGTGTCGAACACCTCATCGCCCCGCCCCGCGACGCCGACTGGCGGACCGGGTACGAATTCGTGGCGAAGGTGAAAGACGCTCTGCGGCAGCGCTGA
- the pta gene encoding phosphate acetyltransferase, translating into MAETAPSTVYIASLEGDTGKSTVALGMLQMLSATTPRVGVFRPITRSNHGRDYILEMLLEHCTADIDYEQAVGVTYEQVHADPDAAISDIVMRFHDVAKACDAVVIVGSDYTDVAGPSELRYNARIAVNLGAPILLVLRGAGRSPEEVVQVARVCEAELEYEHARSTAIIVNRCDPDRLEDVRSALSVLDCPSWTLPEVPLLTAPTMNELCEAIGGAVYSGDPELLQREALEVMVGGMTAEHILERLTDGVAVIVPGDRSDVLLSLVNAHEAEGFPSLSGIIMNGGMLPDPAIARLMEGLKPKLPILTTQLGTFDTASAAAHTRGRVSLSSIRKIDTALALMEQRVDSRKLLELIEVPVPSVVTPQMFEYQLVERARADPRRIVLPEGDDDRILRAAGRVLQRKIAELTILGDETTVRARAAELGLDIDGAQVLDPRTSELRGEFAEEFARLRAHKGMTVERAREFMADISYFGTMMVYKGIADGMVSGAAHTTAHTIRPSFEIIKTEPGVSTVSSVFLMCLADRVLAYGDCAVVPDPTAEQLSDIAISSARTAAQFGIEPRVAMLSYSTGESGTGVDVDKVRAATELVHQRAPQLPVEGPIQYDAAIEPAVASTKLPHSDVAGRATVFIFPDLNTGNNTYKAVQRSAGAVAIGPVLQGLRKPVNDLSRGALVADIVNTVAITAIQAQSRQEA; encoded by the coding sequence ATGGCCGAGACCGCACCGTCCACCGTGTACATCGCGTCACTGGAAGGTGACACCGGCAAATCCACCGTTGCGCTGGGCATGTTGCAGATGCTGTCGGCGACCACCCCGCGGGTCGGGGTGTTCCGGCCGATCACGCGCTCCAATCACGGCCGTGACTACATCCTCGAGATGCTGCTGGAACACTGCACCGCCGATATCGACTACGAGCAGGCGGTCGGCGTCACCTACGAACAGGTGCACGCCGATCCGGACGCCGCGATCAGCGATATCGTCATGCGCTTCCACGACGTCGCCAAGGCCTGCGACGCGGTGGTGATCGTGGGCAGTGACTACACCGATGTCGCCGGGCCCAGCGAACTGCGCTACAACGCGCGCATCGCGGTGAACCTCGGCGCGCCGATCCTGCTGGTGCTGCGCGGGGCCGGCCGCAGTCCGGAGGAGGTCGTGCAGGTCGCCCGGGTGTGCGAGGCCGAACTCGAATACGAGCACGCCCGGTCCACGGCGATCATCGTCAACCGCTGCGATCCCGACCGGCTCGAGGATGTGCGGTCCGCGCTGAGTGTCCTGGACTGCCCATCGTGGACGCTGCCGGAGGTCCCGCTGCTGACCGCCCCCACGATGAACGAACTGTGCGAGGCCATCGGCGGCGCCGTGTACTCCGGCGATCCGGAGCTGCTGCAACGCGAGGCGCTCGAGGTCATGGTCGGTGGGATGACGGCCGAGCACATCCTGGAACGACTCACCGACGGGGTGGCCGTGATCGTGCCCGGCGACCGGTCCGACGTGCTGCTGTCACTGGTGAACGCCCATGAGGCGGAAGGTTTTCCGTCACTGTCGGGCATCATCATGAACGGCGGTATGCTGCCGGATCCGGCGATCGCCCGGCTGATGGAGGGGTTGAAGCCGAAGCTGCCGATCCTGACCACGCAGCTGGGCACATTCGACACCGCCAGTGCCGCCGCGCACACCCGGGGCCGGGTGTCGCTGAGCAGTATTCGCAAGATCGACACCGCGCTGGCGCTGATGGAGCAGCGGGTGGACAGCCGGAAGTTACTGGAGCTCATCGAGGTTCCGGTGCCGTCGGTGGTCACCCCGCAGATGTTCGAATACCAGCTGGTGGAGCGGGCACGGGCCGATCCGCGCCGGATCGTGCTGCCCGAAGGCGACGACGATCGCATTCTGCGCGCGGCGGGACGGGTGTTGCAGCGCAAGATCGCGGAACTGACGATCCTCGGCGACGAGACCACCGTGCGCGCTCGCGCGGCCGAACTGGGGCTCGATATCGATGGGGCCCAGGTGCTCGATCCGCGCACCAGCGAGCTGCGCGGTGAGTTCGCGGAGGAATTCGCCCGATTGCGGGCACACAAGGGGATGACGGTCGAGCGGGCACGCGAATTCATGGCCGACATCTCGTATTTCGGCACGATGATGGTGTACAAGGGCATCGCCGACGGCATGGTCTCCGGTGCCGCGCACACCACCGCGCATACGATTCGGCCCTCGTTCGAGATCATCAAGACCGAACCCGGGGTCTCGACAGTGTCGAGCGTCTTCCTGATGTGCCTGGCCGACCGGGTCCTGGCCTACGGCGACTGCGCGGTGGTCCCGGATCCGACCGCCGAGCAGCTCTCCGATATCGCCATCTCCTCCGCGCGCACGGCGGCGCAGTTCGGCATCGAACCGCGAGTGGCGATGCTGTCGTACTCCACCGGTGAATCCGGCACCGGGGTCGATGTCGACAAGGTCCGTGCCGCGACCGAACTCGTGCACCAGCGGGCGCCGCAGCTGCCGGTCGAGGGGCCGATCCAATACGATGCCGCGATCGAACCGGCGGTCGCGAGCACCAAACTGCCGCATTCCGACGTCGCCGGCCGCGCCACGGTGTTCATCTTCCCGGACCTCAACACCGGCAACAACACCTACAAGGCGGTCCAGCGCAGCGCCGGCGCGGTGGCGATCGGACCGGTTCTGCAGGGCCTGCGCAAACCGGTCAACGACCTGTCGCGCGGCGCCCTGGTGGCGGACATCGTGAATACCGTCGCCATCACGGCGATCCAGGCGCAGAGCCGCCAGGAGGCATAG
- a CDS encoding acetate kinase, which yields MQVLVINSGSSSIKYQLLDPDSAQVMASGMVSRIGESVDPGEITVEHHSDGRTFEHTGPIADHAAGLRVVFDLFASSGHDLTGAALSAVGHRVVHGGEVFYEPTLITDAVVESIDKLSTLAPLHNPANVTGIRSARALLPDIPQVAVFDTAFFHGLPDAAKTYAIDAGIAAAHGVRRYGFHGTSHEYVSGRVSELIGGDPATHNQIVLHLGNGASASAIRGGRAVDTSMGLTPLEGLVMGTRSGDLDPGILVHLARTAGLDIDGIDELLNRRSGIKGLSGVNDFRALFTLIESGDPAARLAYDVYVHRLRRYLGAYLVELGRVDAITFTAGVGENNARVRADALAGLRRFGIEVDPVANNSKERVARYISPPGAEVSVLVVPTDEELAIARAAVALVG from the coding sequence ATGCAGGTACTGGTGATCAACTCGGGGTCCTCGTCGATCAAATATCAACTGCTGGATCCGGATTCGGCGCAGGTCATGGCCTCGGGGATGGTGTCGCGGATCGGCGAATCGGTGGATCCGGGCGAGATCACGGTCGAACATCACAGTGACGGAAGGACATTCGAGCACACCGGGCCGATCGCCGATCATGCCGCCGGTCTGCGGGTGGTCTTCGATCTGTTCGCGAGCAGCGGCCACGATCTGACCGGGGCGGCGCTGTCCGCGGTCGGGCATCGGGTGGTGCACGGCGGCGAGGTCTTCTACGAGCCCACGCTGATCACCGACGCGGTGGTGGAGTCCATCGACAAGTTGTCCACGCTGGCGCCCCTGCACAATCCGGCCAACGTCACGGGCATTCGGTCCGCACGCGCCCTGCTGCCCGATATCCCGCAGGTCGCGGTCTTCGACACCGCGTTCTTCCACGGCCTGCCCGATGCCGCGAAGACCTATGCCATCGACGCGGGTATCGCCGCGGCGCACGGGGTTCGGCGTTACGGCTTCCACGGGACCTCGCACGAATACGTCTCCGGCCGGGTCTCCGAGCTGATCGGCGGGGATCCCGCCACACACAACCAGATCGTCCTGCATCTGGGCAACGGCGCTTCGGCGTCGGCGATCCGGGGTGGCCGGGCGGTGGATACGAGTATGGGGCTCACGCCGCTGGAAGGGCTGGTGATGGGCACCCGGTCCGGTGATCTCGATCCGGGCATCCTGGTGCATCTGGCCCGCACCGCCGGACTGGATATCGACGGCATCGACGAACTGCTCAATCGCCGTTCGGGTATCAAGGGTCTGTCCGGGGTCAACGACTTCCGTGCCCTGTTCACCCTCATCGAATCGGGCGATCCCGCCGCGCGGCTGGCCTACGACGTCTACGTGCATCGCCTGCGCCGCTACCTCGGCGCCTACCTGGTGGAACTGGGCCGGGTGGACGCGATCACCTTCACCGCCGGGGTGGGGGAGAACAACGCCCGGGTCCGCGCCGACGCGCTGGCGGGGCTGCGGCGGTTCGGGATCGAGGTCGATCCGGTGGCCAACAATTCGAAAGAGCGTGTGGCGCGCTATATTTCACCGCCCGGAGCCGAGGTCTCGGTGCTGGTCGTGCCGACCGACGAGGAATTGGCGATCGCCCGCGCGGCTGTCGCGCTCGTGGGCTGA
- a CDS encoding serine/threonine-protein kinase: protein MSERQDLPDFDSPPTALTPAPEAGEEPTLPRARQEPESAGTEPGPAPTAATEFGGPGTVATPGTAPAPRTTAADSRGSESSRPSGRSGRTVRTRPTTRRLGAGLVPIPIVPPMDPMVAVLSDPMVAEGRRYCWRCGRPVGRSTPAHAASPAGECGNCGAPYDFRPYLGPGDSVAGQYEIQGCIAHGGLGWIYLAIDRNVSDRWVVLKGLLHGGDAEAQAVAVTERQYLAELAHPSIVKIHNFVEHPGPDGTPIGYIVMEYVGGRSLRDLLDTHQRPERMPVPEALAYILEILPALDYLHSLELAYNDLKPDNIMVTEDQVKLIDLGAVAPFDSYGNLYGTKGFQAPEIAATGPTAATDIYTVGRTLAVLTVNMPMDAGRYTDGIPHPDIEPVLARYEFLHRLLLTATDPDPARRFPSARVMATQLAGVLREILATDTGAEHPQLSTLFSPPRTSFGTEELIGQTDVYADGVVRGKELGARAIAAALPVPLTDPADPSAALLAGTVHAEPEHALDAVRTARRRAESAPGGAPESFALESLLAEVRIHLDLDEPAAARELLDRMGEYDWRRYWFLGLIALREQDYERAYGCFDEVLCALPGEIAPKLALASTAELVLQHWDSPDPGQWRQYAEKFYATVWRTDRGVVSAAFGLARQLASDGRVAAAVTALDEVPATSRHFTEARLTAVLLLLTAQAVEELPESALRVAADRLQALPPAEHRVAQLRVLTLGTALAWLQAGHTPQRRDTTLLGRPFTERGLRRGIETGLRGLARTAPGRTHRYALVDLANAIRAKSWF, encoded by the coding sequence ATGTCCGAACGCCAGGATCTCCCCGACTTCGACTCCCCGCCCACGGCATTGACCCCCGCCCCCGAGGCCGGGGAGGAACCGACGCTGCCGCGGGCCCGCCAGGAACCGGAATCGGCGGGCACCGAACCTGGCCCCGCTCCGACGGCGGCAACCGAATTCGGGGGACCCGGCACCGTGGCGACACCGGGTACCGCCCCGGCACCGCGGACCACGGCCGCCGACTCGCGCGGCTCCGAATCCAGCCGGCCCAGCGGCCGCAGCGGCCGCACGGTTCGCACCCGGCCCACCACGCGCCGGCTGGGCGCGGGGCTGGTCCCGATTCCCATTGTGCCGCCGATGGATCCGATGGTGGCGGTGCTGTCCGATCCGATGGTCGCCGAGGGCCGCCGCTACTGCTGGCGCTGCGGCCGGCCGGTGGGGCGCAGCACCCCCGCGCACGCCGCCTCCCCGGCGGGTGAATGCGGGAACTGCGGCGCCCCTTACGATTTCCGGCCCTACCTGGGCCCCGGCGACAGCGTGGCCGGACAGTACGAGATCCAGGGGTGCATCGCACACGGCGGACTCGGCTGGATCTATCTGGCCATCGACCGCAACGTCAGCGATCGCTGGGTGGTGCTGAAGGGACTGCTGCACGGCGGTGACGCCGAAGCCCAGGCGGTGGCCGTCACCGAACGCCAATACCTGGCCGAACTCGCCCATCCCAGCATCGTCAAGATCCACAACTTCGTCGAACACCCGGGACCCGACGGCACCCCGATCGGCTACATCGTCATGGAGTACGTCGGCGGCCGTTCCCTGCGCGATCTGCTGGACACTCATCAGCGCCCGGAACGGATGCCGGTCCCCGAGGCCCTCGCCTACATCCTGGAGATTCTGCCCGCGCTGGACTATCTGCACTCCCTGGAGCTGGCCTACAACGATCTCAAGCCCGACAACATCATGGTCACCGAGGATCAGGTGAAGCTGATCGACCTGGGTGCCGTCGCTCCCTTCGACTCCTACGGGAATCTCTACGGCACCAAGGGGTTCCAGGCGCCGGAGATCGCCGCCACCGGACCGACCGCCGCCACCGACATCTACACGGTGGGCCGCACCCTGGCCGTTCTGACGGTGAATATGCCGATGGACGCGGGTCGCTACACCGACGGTATTCCGCATCCGGATATCGAACCCGTCCTCGCGCGCTACGAATTCCTGCACCGGCTGTTGCTGACCGCGACCGATCCGGATCCGGCCCGCCGCTTCCCCTCCGCGCGCGTGATGGCCACTCAGCTCGCGGGCGTCCTGCGCGAGATCCTGGCCACCGACACCGGTGCCGAACATCCGCAGCTGTCGACCCTGTTCAGCCCGCCGCGCACGAGTTTCGGCACCGAGGAGCTGATCGGCCAGACCGACGTCTACGCCGACGGCGTCGTGCGCGGCAAAGAGCTCGGGGCCCGCGCGATCGCCGCCGCGTTGCCGGTGCCGCTGACCGATCCCGCCGATCCGTCGGCCGCACTGCTGGCCGGCACCGTGCACGCCGAGCCCGAACACGCGCTCGACGCGGTTCGCACCGCACGACGGCGTGCCGAATCGGCACCCGGCGGCGCGCCGGAGAGTTTCGCCCTCGAGAGTCTGCTGGCCGAGGTCCGGATCCACCTCGATCTGGACGAGCCCGCCGCCGCGCGCGAACTGCTGGACCGCATGGGCGAATACGATTGGCGCAGATACTGGTTCCTTGGTCTGATCGCCCTGCGGGAACAGGATTACGAACGCGCCTACGGCTGTTTCGACGAGGTCCTGTGCGCCCTCCCCGGCGAGATCGCGCCCAAACTCGCGCTGGCGTCGACCGCCGAACTGGTTCTGCAGCATTGGGACTCGCCGGATCCGGGCCAGTGGCGACAGTACGCGGAGAAGTTCTACGCCACCGTGTGGCGCACCGATCGAGGGGTGGTGAGCGCCGCCTTCGGACTCGCCCGCCAACTGGCGTCCGACGGCCGGGTAGCGGCGGCGGTGACGGCCCTGGACGAGGTCCCGGCCACCTCGCGCCACTTCACCGAGGCGCGGCTCACCGCGGTGCTGCTACTGCTCACCGCACAAGCGGTCGAGGAACTGCCGGAGTCGGCGCTGCGGGTGGCGGCGGATCGGCTGCAGGCATTGCCACCTGCCGAACATCGCGTCGCCCAGCTGCGGGTGCTGACGCTCGGCACCGCCCTGGCCTGGCTGCAGGCCGGACACACCCCGCAGCGCCGCGATACCACCCTGTTGGGCAGACCGTTCACCGAACGCGGCCTGCGGCGCGGTATCGAAACCGGGCTGCGCGGGCTGGCCCGAACGGCTCCCGGCCGCACCCATCGGTACGCCCTCGTCGATCTGGCGAACGCGATCCGCGCCAAGAGCTGGTTCTGA